A section of the Melopsittacus undulatus isolate bMelUnd1 chromosome 3, bMelUnd1.mat.Z, whole genome shotgun sequence genome encodes:
- the KCNK17 gene encoding potassium channel subfamily K member 17: MVAERWRRQRQKRRWGVPVLLVVYVGYVGLGAAVLQALERPAEARAAQHLLRQRWELLANHTCLRGASLQRFIEGIVQAYKSGITLQGNTTSLGRWDFSGSFFFSISAITTIGYGNLSPSTAAGRIFCILFALFGIPLNLVLLNEIGQLMLLGVQHCSHRLEEAFHLQKKSSLLIKTSALVTGLLLFLLLPPLLLSDKEGWSYEEGFYYSFITLSTIGFGDYVIGMNPDRTYPAWYKNVISLWILFGMAWLTLVIKLSINFLESSSDFCQCNRSMVEKFMDGNRNSTTGLHDVEICNDKDTK, from the exons ATGGTGGCGGAACGGTGGCGGCGGCAGCGACAGAAGCGGCGTTGGGGGGTACCGGTGCTGCTGGTGGTCTACGTGGGCTATGTGGGGCTGGGCGCCGCGGTGCTGCAGGCGCTGGAGCGGCCGGCCGAGGCACGGGCTGCTCAGCATCTCCTGCGACAGCGCTGGGAGCTGCTTGCCAACCACACCTGCCTGCGGGGAGCCTCCCTGCAGCGGTTCATCGAG GGTATTGTCCAAGCCTACAAGAGTGGCATAACCCTCCAGGGAAACACCACTAGCCTGGGCAGGTGGGACTTCAGTGGGTCCTTCTTCTTCTCCATCTCTGCAATAACAACCATTG GCTATGGGAACCTGAGTCCCAGCACTGCGGCTGGTCGAATCTTCTGCATCTTGTTTGCACTCTTTGGGATCCCCTTGAATCTTGTACTCCTGAATGAAATTGGGCAGCTGATGCTGTTGGGGGTTCAGCATTGTAGCCATCGCCTAGAAGAGGCATTTCATTTGCAG AAAAAATCTTCCCTGCTGATTAAGACCTCTGCGCTGGTGACTGGCTTGTTATTGTTCCTTCTGTTACCTCCATTGTTGCTCTCTGACAAAGAAGGCTGGTCTTATGAAGAAGGCTTCTATTATTCCTTCATTACCCTCAGCACTATAGGATTTGGAGATTATGTGATTG GGATGAACCCAGACCGTACCTACCCAGCCTGGTACAAGAATGTAATCTCTCTGTGGATCCTCTTTGGGATGGCCTGGCTAACACTGGTTATCAAACTTTCCATCAACTTTCTAGAGAGCTCCAGTGACTTCTGTCAGTGCAACAGGAGCATGGTAGAAAAGTTCATGGATGGCAACAGAAATAGTACAACGGGACTTCATGATGTGGAGATCTGCAATGACaaagacacaaaataa